A single region of the Undibacterium piscinae genome encodes:
- a CDS encoding polyamine ABC transporter substrate-binding protein yields MSSICIKHKFKHKFIASILSCYAGLLAIDANAQTAIPSVSVTAKAEPQEEKILNFYNWSAYIADDTIANFEKETGIKVRYDTFDSSEILHAKLVAGRSGYDVVMSSSGWGRMQADGGLLHVLDKNQLPNMKNLDPVTQAQIAKLDPGHQYLVNYLWGYTTVGINVDKVKAALGNLPMPDNAWDLLFKPEYVSKLKSCGVSFLDSPSEVVPAALHYLGKSLASTNPSDYAEVGALLNSVRPYVTLFSSSGYINDMVGGSVCVAMGWSGDLSNAKRRAAALKPAVHIQPLMPKTGGVMFFDTMVIPVDAPHVSNAHKFMNYIMRPEVHASLTNKLFYANPNKEGRKFVNPEISSSAEVFPTDAEINRMGVQGKVNGEIRRLSSRIYTKFKTGY; encoded by the coding sequence ATGAGTAGCATCTGTATTAAGCACAAATTCAAGCACAAATTTATCGCCTCAATTCTAAGTTGTTACGCGGGTTTGCTGGCAATTGACGCCAATGCGCAAACCGCAATTCCATCCGTCTCTGTGACAGCCAAGGCCGAGCCACAGGAAGAGAAAATTCTTAACTTTTACAATTGGTCTGCTTATATCGCTGACGACACGATTGCGAACTTTGAGAAAGAAACTGGGATCAAGGTGCGTTATGACACCTTCGATAGCAGCGAAATTCTCCATGCGAAATTGGTCGCGGGTCGTTCTGGCTATGACGTCGTGATGTCTTCTTCCGGTTGGGGCAGAATGCAGGCCGATGGTGGTTTACTGCATGTGCTCGATAAGAACCAATTGCCCAACATGAAAAACCTCGATCCTGTGACTCAGGCGCAGATCGCCAAACTTGATCCTGGCCATCAATACTTGGTCAATTATCTGTGGGGTTACACCACGGTTGGTATCAACGTTGATAAAGTCAAGGCCGCATTAGGTAATTTACCTATGCCGGACAATGCTTGGGATCTGTTATTTAAACCTGAATACGTTTCCAAGCTGAAGTCTTGCGGTGTTTCTTTCTTAGACTCTCCTTCCGAAGTGGTGCCGGCTGCCCTGCATTATCTGGGCAAGTCTTTGGCAAGTACCAATCCGTCCGATTATGCTGAAGTGGGTGCTTTACTCAATTCTGTGCGTCCTTACGTGACACTATTTAGCTCTTCCGGGTATATCAATGACATGGTGGGCGGCTCGGTCTGTGTCGCAATGGGTTGGTCGGGTGACCTGAGTAATGCCAAGCGTCGCGCCGCAGCGCTTAAACCTGCAGTGCATATTCAGCCTCTCATGCCTAAGACTGGCGGCGTCATGTTTTTTGACACCATGGTGATACCGGTAGATGCGCCTCACGTTAGCAATGCGCATAAATTCATGAATTACATCATGCGTCCAGAGGTACATGCCTCATTGACGAACAAGCTGTTTTACGCCAATCCTAATAAGGAAGGTCGCAAGTTTGTGAACCCCGAAATTTCTAGCAGCGCTGAAGTTTTCCCGACTGATGCAGAGATCAATCGCATGGGCGTGCAGGGCAAGGTCAATGGCGAGATACGTAGGTTGTCATCGCGTATCTACACCAAGTTCAAGACTGGCTATTGA
- a CDS encoding ABC transporter permease subunit — protein sequence MKTIFSNLFGVLRLRALSGRHLVIGIPYVWLLLVFLLPFLIVLKLSVTDMGDSIDPFGSIWSYTNGVANLKLRFASYFFIAEDNLYLFTYLNSLKFALITTLLCLFFGYPFAYFMARAKPSRRDTLMMLVMLPFWTSFLLRIYAWKGILANNGLLNHLLLSMGLIDNPIHMMNTSFSLALGMVYGYLPFMILPLYANLVKLDVRYLEAAADLGASPWQAFWRITVPLSKSGIIAGSMLVFIPCIGEYTIPELLGGPETLMIGRVLFDEFFSNNDWPMASAVTVVMILLILLPMGIFNKYQAKQEMSGL from the coding sequence ATGAAAACTATATTTTCAAATTTATTCGGAGTGCTGCGCTTGCGGGCTCTCAGCGGGCGCCATCTGGTCATAGGGATTCCCTACGTCTGGCTGCTGCTGGTGTTTTTGCTTCCCTTTCTTATTGTGCTCAAACTCAGTGTGACTGATATGGGCGATAGCATCGATCCTTTCGGTAGCATCTGGAGTTATACCAATGGTGTGGCAAATTTAAAATTGAGATTTGCCAGCTATTTTTTTATCGCTGAAGATAATCTCTATCTGTTTACCTACCTCAATTCATTGAAATTTGCGTTGATTACGACGCTACTGTGTTTGTTCTTTGGTTACCCATTTGCCTATTTTATGGCGCGCGCCAAACCGAGTCGACGCGATACCTTAATGATGTTGGTCATGCTGCCATTCTGGACCTCTTTCTTACTGCGTATCTATGCCTGGAAGGGGATTTTGGCAAATAACGGCTTATTGAATCACTTGCTGCTTTCCATGGGTTTAATCGATAACCCTATCCACATGATGAATACCTCATTTTCCTTAGCTTTAGGGATGGTGTATGGCTATCTGCCTTTCATGATCTTGCCGCTGTACGCCAACTTGGTAAAACTCGATGTGCGTTATCTGGAAGCTGCTGCCGATCTGGGGGCTAGCCCATGGCAGGCATTTTGGCGTATCACCGTGCCGCTATCGAAATCCGGCATCATCGCCGGCTCTATGCTGGTCTTCATCCCCTGCATAGGTGAATACACCATCCCTGAATTGCTCGGTGGCCCGGAGACTTTGATGATAGGACGGGTGTTGTTTGACGAATTCTTTAGTAACAATGATTGGCCTATGGCCTCAGCGGTCACGGTGGTGATGATTTTGCTGATCTTATTACCTATGGGTATTTTCAACAAATACCAAGCCAAGCAAGAAATGAGTGGACTATGA
- a CDS encoding DUF3138 family protein: MKSTTITSLLVAGVSVLPLVAQAQSQTEIVQEMRRTQAALGNMQTRMNELEAALKQKNAEAPGMNAEQERELNRLSVMADAQVDANTSMGIKGLKISGSIDPTYIYTQNQNRAGFQFLNSSLTATGAPEFAFDNGAFGAAILDIQKEMESGTKFHLTLIPNRVGAGNTIDGKSIVHEASIWMPITGLDGTRLLAGQVPSWEGYEALESYRNKLITHNLLFDFTIPASFTGVGFEKALNSKYTLKTMVANINSSKKPNSEKSTALVFRADYFDYAQEFTYLALVGMVGKLPNYRAAGASNPITTVAYDGTDALVKTLELEGGYTRGDWSIAGQVSVGAQRNAAITADPVSGNLRDSSWWGASTTVGYKFNTALEGVVRLDYLNNQKNGGGTFGGWNFADSRNGLGPDPVGNPEVGANRSEITLGMRYNFNANTVFKVEYRYDRASLPVFVDVRDGTFKRDNQLFGTSMVLSF, translated from the coding sequence ATGAAATCTACTACTATTACCAGTCTGTTGGTCGCTGGCGTCAGTGTCTTACCGCTCGTGGCTCAAGCGCAGTCGCAAACTGAAATTGTGCAAGAAATGCGCCGCACGCAAGCGGCATTAGGCAATATGCAAACCCGTATGAACGAGTTGGAAGCGGCCTTGAAACAAAAAAATGCCGAGGCGCCAGGCATGAATGCTGAGCAAGAGCGTGAGTTAAATCGACTCTCCGTGATGGCCGATGCGCAGGTCGATGCCAATACCAGCATGGGTATCAAGGGTTTGAAAATTAGCGGATCTATCGACCCTACCTATATCTATACGCAGAATCAAAACCGCGCAGGTTTCCAATTCTTAAATTCTAGCCTGACAGCTACCGGTGCACCTGAATTCGCGTTTGACAATGGCGCTTTCGGTGCTGCCATTCTTGATATTCAAAAAGAGATGGAAAGCGGCACGAAATTTCATCTGACCTTGATACCAAACCGGGTTGGTGCTGGTAATACTATCGATGGTAAATCTATCGTACACGAAGCGAGTATCTGGATGCCGATTACCGGCCTAGATGGCACGCGTTTACTGGCTGGTCAAGTGCCATCCTGGGAAGGTTATGAAGCTTTAGAGTCATACAGAAATAAACTGATTACGCATAATCTCTTGTTTGATTTCACTATCCCGGCTTCATTCACAGGTGTGGGTTTTGAAAAGGCGTTGAATTCAAAATACACATTGAAAACCATGGTAGCGAACATCAACTCGTCCAAAAAACCTAATTCTGAAAAATCCACTGCCTTGGTATTTCGTGCCGATTATTTCGATTACGCACAAGAATTTACTTACCTGGCTCTGGTTGGTATGGTCGGCAAACTGCCGAATTACCGTGCTGCAGGCGCTAGCAATCCTATCACCACCGTGGCCTATGATGGGACTGATGCTCTGGTAAAAACTCTGGAGTTAGAAGGCGGTTACACCCGCGGTGATTGGTCTATTGCTGGACAAGTGAGCGTCGGTGCACAAAGAAACGCTGCCATCACGGCTGACCCAGTTAGCGGTAATTTGCGCGATAGTAGTTGGTGGGGTGCGAGTACTACCGTTGGCTACAAATTTAACACTGCGCTTGAGGGTGTGGTCCGCTTGGATTATTTGAACAATCAAAAAAATGGTGGCGGTACTTTTGGTGGCTGGAACTTCGCCGATTCTCGCAATGGTTTGGGCCCTGATCCAGTTGGCAATCCTGAAGTGGGCGCTAATCGTAGCGAAATCACTTTAGGTATGCGTTATAACTTCAACGCCAATACCGTATTTAAAGTTGAATACCGTTACGACCGCGCTAGTCTGCCAGTCTTCGTTGATGTCAGAGATGGTACGTTTAAACGCGACAATCAGTTGTTCGGTACCTCGATGGTGCTGAGCTTCTAA
- a CDS encoding glutamine synthetase, with the protein MSIHENFSYTDMDLWLNEKRVTEIECLVPDLTGVARGKILPRGKFTQERGMRIPEAVLGMTVTGNYPTDDGPYDRAISSTDRDMILKADPTTITMVPWATDPTAQVIHDCFFSDGMLVDFAPRSVLRKVLKLYADKGWKPVVAPELEFYLTAKNTDPDLPLKPPVGRSGRAETSRQVYSIDAVNEFDPLFEDIYDYCELMNLDVDTLIHEIGAGQMEINFLHGDPLGLADKVFFFKRTLREAALKHDMYATFMAKPMMGEPGSAMHVHQSVVDAKTGLNIFSNLDGSAAPIFKHYIAGLQRYMPAAMAIVAPYVNSYRRIVRHTAAPINIQWGLDNRTVGFRVPESGAQDRRVENRIIGADANPYLALAVTLACGYLGMTEQLEPTPIMVGSAYDLKFELPQGLPEALQALRAETKLRSVLGERFIDVYCAIKDLEHQEFMTVISPWEREHLLLHV; encoded by the coding sequence ATGTCTATACATGAAAATTTTTCGTACACCGATATGGATCTGTGGCTCAACGAAAAGCGCGTGACAGAAATTGAATGTTTAGTGCCCGATCTGACTGGAGTGGCGCGCGGTAAAATTTTACCTCGAGGTAAATTCACGCAAGAGCGTGGCATGCGTATCCCCGAGGCAGTGCTGGGCATGACCGTCACTGGCAACTATCCTACCGATGATGGCCCTTACGATAGAGCTATCTCATCAACCGATAGGGACATGATCTTAAAGGCCGACCCAACGACCATTACCATGGTGCCATGGGCCACAGACCCGACCGCGCAAGTCATCCATGATTGTTTTTTCTCGGATGGGATGTTGGTCGATTTTGCTCCTCGCTCGGTATTACGTAAGGTCTTGAAACTGTACGCCGACAAAGGTTGGAAACCTGTCGTGGCACCAGAATTGGAATTTTATCTGACGGCTAAAAATACCGATCCCGATTTGCCTTTGAAGCCGCCGGTAGGACGTAGTGGCCGCGCCGAAACCAGTCGCCAGGTATATAGCATTGATGCTGTCAACGAATTCGATCCCTTGTTCGAAGATATTTACGATTACTGCGAGCTGATGAATCTCGATGTCGATACCTTGATACATGAGATCGGTGCCGGTCAGATGGAAATCAATTTCCTGCACGGCGATCCTTTAGGCTTGGCCGATAAAGTGTTCTTTTTTAAGCGCACCCTGCGGGAAGCGGCTTTGAAGCACGATATGTATGCCACCTTCATGGCCAAACCCATGATGGGCGAGCCAGGCTCGGCCATGCATGTACACCAAAGCGTGGTTGACGCCAAGACCGGCTTGAATATTTTCAGTAATCTGGATGGCTCGGCGGCGCCAATTTTTAAACATTACATCGCTGGCTTGCAGCGCTATATGCCTGCGGCGATGGCGATCGTTGCCCCTTATGTTAATTCGTATCGTCGCATCGTGCGCCACACGGCTGCGCCTATCAATATCCAGTGGGGTTTGGATAATCGTACCGTAGGGTTTCGTGTACCTGAGTCGGGCGCGCAAGATAGGCGGGTAGAAAATCGCATTATCGGTGCCGATGCCAATCCTTATCTGGCACTGGCTGTGACACTGGCCTGCGGTTATCTCGGCATGACCGAGCAACTGGAACCGACACCGATCATGGTTGGTAGTGCGTATGACCTGAAATTTGAATTGCCACAGGGTTTGCCTGAGGCGTTGCAGGCACTGCGCGCCGAGACCAAGCTGCGTAGCGTACTGGGTGAGCGTTTCATTGACGTGTATTGCGCCATCAAAGATCTGGAGCATCAAGAGTTCATGACAGTCATCAGTCCCTGGGAGCGTGAGCACCTGCTGCTGCACGTTTAA
- a CDS encoding ABC transporter permease subunit translates to MNGYRFFGRSWLSIGYLFLYLPILVLIVFSFNSSREDMIWNSFSTHWYTALAQDSEIIAGFILSMKIAVMTACTSVILGTFAAFVLEKYSRFFGRTLFSGMVSAPLVMPEVIIGLSLLLFMVALQKTFGAPERGLVTIWIGHTLLGMAYATVVIQSRLREMNKSLEEAAMDLGCRPHQVFFLVTLPNILQSLGSAWLLTFTLSLDDVVLTAFLSGPGATTMPLVIFSRARLGLDPRVNAVAALTILVVSIAVIASSFYMARAERLRLRQLATS, encoded by the coding sequence ATGAACGGATATCGCTTTTTTGGACGTAGCTGGTTATCGATAGGCTATCTATTTTTATATCTCCCTATCCTGGTATTGATCGTGTTTTCTTTCAATAGCTCTAGGGAGGACATGATCTGGAACAGTTTCTCTACTCATTGGTATACCGCACTTGCGCAGGATAGCGAAATCATCGCTGGGTTTATTCTTTCGATGAAAATCGCCGTTATGACCGCCTGTACCTCAGTCATCTTGGGGACTTTTGCCGCCTTTGTACTCGAAAAATACAGTCGTTTTTTTGGCCGTACTCTATTTAGTGGCATGGTCAGTGCGCCGCTGGTCATGCCCGAAGTCATTATTGGTCTGTCCTTGCTGTTATTTATGGTGGCATTGCAAAAGACGTTTGGTGCTCCGGAGCGTGGTTTGGTCACGATCTGGATAGGCCATACTTTATTAGGGATGGCATATGCCACGGTAGTCATACAGTCGCGTTTGCGGGAGATGAATAAATCTTTGGAAGAGGCCGCCATGGATTTGGGGTGTCGGCCGCACCAGGTATTCTTTCTGGTGACTTTGCCAAATATCCTGCAGTCCCTAGGTTCGGCCTGGCTCCTGACCTTTACGCTGTCATTGGACGATGTCGTTCTCACCGCATTTTTGTCGGGACCAGGTGCCACCACCATGCCTTTGGTGATTTTCTCGCGTGCCCGTTTAGGCTTAGATCCTAGAGTAAATGCAGTGGCGGCCTTGACTATCCTGGTGGTCAGCATCGCGGTGATCGCTTCTAGTTTTTATATGGCGAGAGCAGAACGCTTGCGCTTAAGGCAGTTAGCCACCTCTTGA
- the potA gene encoding polyamine ABC transporter ATP-binding protein, translating into MATNKKPDVVPSSKDEKAFLVIRNLVKEFDGVRAVDDVSISIQKGEIFALLGSSGCGKSTLLRMLAGFETPTSGQILLNGKNIVGAPAYERPINMMFQSYALFPHLSVWDNIAFGLRRDGMKRDEVADRVDKMLDLVQLKSFGKRKPHQMSGGQQQRVALARSLAKRPQLLLLDEPLAALDKKLREETQLELVNIIEKVGVTCVMVTHDQEEAMTMASRVAVMSHGQIAQVGKPREIYETPNCRFVADFIGNINLFDGKLIEDEPDHVVVQTPECKHYVGHGISGNLGMPVSVGIRPEKIIISFNEPQDLGQGLYNCVEGSLVDWAYLGSYTIYHIKLRSGLLLKASIANSDRFSSHQLKLGEKIYARWSPDNLVVLTQ; encoded by the coding sequence ATGGCAACCAATAAAAAACCCGACGTAGTTCCCTCATCCAAGGATGAGAAAGCCTTCTTAGTGATCCGTAATCTGGTCAAAGAGTTTGACGGAGTACGGGCGGTCGATGATGTCTCGATCTCGATTCAGAAAGGCGAGATTTTCGCCTTACTCGGTAGCTCTGGTTGTGGAAAATCTACCTTACTACGCATGCTGGCCGGTTTTGAAACGCCGACTTCCGGGCAGATCTTACTGAACGGAAAAAATATCGTCGGTGCGCCCGCCTATGAGCGGCCTATCAATATGATGTTTCAGTCATATGCGCTGTTTCCGCATTTGAGCGTATGGGACAACATCGCTTTCGGCTTACGCCGCGATGGCATGAAGCGAGATGAAGTCGCGGATCGCGTCGATAAGATGCTTGATCTGGTGCAGTTAAAATCCTTCGGCAAACGCAAGCCACATCAAATGTCGGGCGGCCAGCAGCAGCGCGTCGCTTTAGCGCGCAGCTTGGCCAAGAGGCCGCAATTACTTTTGCTTGATGAACCCTTAGCGGCCCTAGATAAGAAGTTGCGCGAAGAAACCCAGTTGGAGTTGGTCAACATCATAGAAAAAGTGGGCGTCACTTGCGTGATGGTGACGCATGACCAGGAAGAAGCGATGACCATGGCCTCACGCGTCGCGGTGATGAGCCATGGACAAATTGCGCAAGTGGGCAAACCTAGAGAAATTTACGAAACGCCGAATTGCCGTTTCGTCGCTGACTTCATAGGCAACATCAATCTGTTTGATGGCAAGTTGATCGAAGATGAACCCGATCACGTGGTGGTGCAAACGCCGGAGTGCAAACACTATGTAGGGCATGGAATTAGCGGCAACTTAGGTATGCCAGTTTCAGTTGGGATACGCCCGGAAAAAATCATCATTAGTTTTAACGAGCCTCAGGATTTAGGCCAAGGTTTATATAACTGTGTTGAGGGCAGCTTGGTCGATTGGGCCTATCTGGGGAGTTACACGATCTACCATATTAAATTGCGTAGCGGCTTGTTATTGAAAGCGAGCATCGCCAACTCTGACCGATTTTCCTCTCATCAACTCAAGCTAGGCGAAAAAATCTACGCCAGATGGAGTCCGGACAATCTTGTGGTGTTGACCCAATAA
- a CDS encoding aspartate aminotransferase family protein, whose translation MKSNTLAALAVVSTPQQVHYNTEAIQAMDTAHYLHPFTNFKALANRGAQVIVEAQDIYLWDSQGKRILDGMAGLWCVNVGYGRKSISDAVYTQMQQLPFYNSFFNTTNIPAVELAKALVEISPPQFKHVFFTGSGSEANDTNLRMVRRYWDLLGYSERHVIISRHNAYHGSTVAGASLGGMSAMHAQGSLPIPGIVHIGQPYYLEGGKGLTQDEFGLKAASWLEDKILEVGADQVAAFIAEPLQGAGGVIIPPATYWPEIQRICSKYDILLIVDEVICGFGRVGCWFGSEHFEIKADLMTFAKGVTSGYLPLGGVMVGDKVAQVLIEKGGDFNHGFTYSGHPVACAAALENIRILREEKIIEQVRDETGPYLKQGFDSLLDHPLVGMVDTCGFLAALVLVKEKAENIFDMQMFPKDLGVGQICRDHMFKHGMIMRAVGNRMIVSPPLTMTIAQIDEMIALIRFCLDETLADLQQRNYL comes from the coding sequence ATGAAATCAAATACACTGGCAGCCCTAGCCGTGGTCTCGACACCGCAGCAAGTGCACTACAACACTGAAGCTATTCAGGCCATGGATACGGCGCATTATCTACATCCGTTTACCAATTTCAAAGCTTTGGCAAATCGCGGAGCTCAGGTCATCGTCGAAGCGCAGGATATTTATCTTTGGGATAGCCAAGGCAAGCGTATCTTAGATGGCATGGCGGGCCTATGGTGCGTCAACGTCGGTTATGGCCGCAAAAGTATCTCAGATGCGGTGTATACGCAAATGCAGCAACTGCCTTTCTATAATAGCTTTTTCAATACCACGAATATTCCTGCGGTGGAATTGGCCAAGGCCTTGGTCGAAATTTCACCGCCCCAATTCAAGCATGTCTTCTTTACCGGTTCCGGTTCCGAAGCGAATGATACCAATCTACGCATGGTGCGTCGCTATTGGGATTTGCTCGGTTATAGCGAACGCCATGTGATTATCAGTCGTCACAATGCCTATCACGGCAGCACCGTAGCGGGCGCCTCGCTCGGCGGCATGTCAGCAATGCACGCGCAAGGCAGCTTGCCTATTCCTGGCATAGTACATATAGGCCAACCTTACTATTTGGAAGGCGGCAAGGGCTTAACGCAGGATGAATTTGGGCTAAAAGCCGCTTCATGGTTAGAAGATAAAATTCTGGAAGTTGGTGCCGACCAGGTCGCCGCTTTTATTGCCGAGCCTTTGCAGGGCGCCGGTGGTGTCATTATCCCGCCTGCTACCTATTGGCCGGAAATTCAGCGCATCTGTAGCAAATACGATATTTTGCTGATCGTCGACGAAGTCATCTGTGGCTTCGGTCGCGTAGGGTGCTGGTTCGGCTCCGAACATTTCGAAATCAAGGCCGATTTAATGACCTTTGCCAAAGGGGTCACGTCCGGTTATTTGCCGCTGGGCGGTGTGATGGTAGGCGATAAGGTGGCCCAGGTGCTGATAGAAAAAGGCGGCGACTTCAACCATGGCTTCACCTACTCTGGCCACCCGGTTGCATGCGCGGCGGCACTCGAGAATATTCGCATTTTGCGCGAAGAAAAAATTATAGAGCAAGTTCGGGACGAAACTGGGCCGTATCTGAAGCAAGGATTTGACAGTCTGCTTGACCATCCCCTGGTTGGTATGGTCGATACCTGCGGATTTTTAGCGGCCTTGGTTTTAGTCAAAGAAAAAGCCGAAAATATTTTTGATATGCAGATGTTCCCGAAAGACCTTGGGGTGGGGCAGATCTGTCGCGACCACATGTTTAAGCACGGCATGATTATGCGCGCGGTTGGCAATCGTATGATTGTCTCTCCTCCTTTGACTATGACTATTGCGCAGATCGACGAGATGATCGCCTTGATCCGTTTTTGTCTGGATGAGACGCTGGCCGATCTGCAACAGCGCAACTACCTTTAG